The Branchiostoma floridae strain S238N-H82 chromosome 8, Bfl_VNyyK, whole genome shotgun sequence genome has a segment encoding these proteins:
- the LOC118420537 gene encoding zinc finger protein 678-like, protein MRSYTGERPLRCEECSKQFSRLGNLKRHMRTHTGERPYKCDKCSKQFSDQGSMKSHMRTHTEEKPFKCEDCGNQFSRMYHLKSHMRTHTGEKPYKCEECRKQFNVLDGLKIHMRTHTGEKPYRCDECSKQFSEMSSLKRHMRTHTGEKPYKCEECGRQFSRLGNLKSHVMTHTGEKPYQCKECSRSFRTSSHLRRHMRTHSERSSQLPM, encoded by the coding sequence ATGCGTTCTTACACTGGCGAGAGACCGTtaagatgtgaggagtgcagcaaacagtttagtcgGCTaggtaatctgaagagacatatgagaacccacaccggtgagagaccttataagtgtgataagtgtagcaaacagtttagtgacCAGGGCAGTATGAAGAgccatatgaggactcatactgAGGAAAAACCATTCAAATGTGAGGATTGCGGAAATCAGTTTAGTAGGATGTATCATCTGAAGagtcatatgcggactcacaccggagaGAAGCCCTATAAGTGCGAAGAATGCAGGAAACAGTTTAATGTGTTGGATGGtctgaagatacacatgcggactcataccggtgagaagccctataggtgcgatgaatgcagcaaacagttcagtgagaTGAGTAGTCTGAAGAggcatatgaggactcacactggtgagaaaccttataaatgtgaggagtgcggcaggcagtttagtcggcTTGGTAACCTGAAGAGCCATGTGatgactcataccggtgagaaaccctaccagTGTAAAGAATGCAGTAGGAGCTTCCGTACCTCAAGTCATCTCCGGAGGCACATGCGAACCCACAGTGAGAGAAGTTCACAGCTACCGATGTGA
- the LOC118420517 gene encoding LOW QUALITY PROTEIN: gastrula zinc finger protein XlCGF7.1-like (The sequence of the model RefSeq protein was modified relative to this genomic sequence to represent the inferred CDS: inserted 1 base in 1 codon; substituted 1 base at 1 genomic stop codon): protein MATLSASNLEIEKGSNGRRNDLPRTHKCDECDKEFPRLIELKRHVRTHTGEKPFRCGDCGKQFGDLSNLRRHMRTHTCEKPYKCEECGRQFSELDTLRXHMRTHTGEKPYKCKECGKQFSELTSLKRHMRTHTGEKPYRCDECSEQFSMLGNLKRHIRTHTGEKPYKCEECGRQFSKLDNLKSHMRIHTGEKPYKCKECGKQFSELTSLKRHTRTHTGEKPYRCDECSKQFGQQGNLKRHMRTHTXEKPYRCEECFWQFSVLGNLKTHMRTHTDEKPYKS from the exons ATGGCGACCTTATCTGCATCTAATCTGGAAATAGAAAAGGGAAGTAATGGACGTCGGAATGATCTTCCGCGTACACACAAGTGTGACGAGTGCGACAAGGAGTTTCCCCGACTGATTGAATTGAAGAGacacgtgcggactcacactggcgaaAAGCCTTTTAGGTGCGGGGACTGCGGTAAACAGTTTGGTGACCTGAGTAATCTGAGGAggcatatgaggactcacacctgtgagaaaccttacaaatgtgaggagtgcggcagacagttcagtgagctggatACTCTga gtcacatgcggactcacactggcgagaaGCCGTATAAGTGCAAAGAATGCGGCAAACAGTTTAGTGAGCTGACTAGTCTAaagaggcacatgcggactcataccggtgagaagccgTATAGGTGCGATGAATGTAGCGAACAGTTTAGCATGCTTGGtaatctgaagaggcacatacgaactcacactggtgaaaaaccttacaaatgtgaggagtgcggcagacAGTTCAGTAAGCTGGATAATCTGAAGAGTCATATGCGGATTCATACCGGAGAGAAGCCATATAAGTGCAAAGAATGCGGCAAACAATTTAGTGAGCTAACTAGTCTGAAGAGGCACACACGGACccataccggtgagaagccctataggtgcgatgaatgcagcaaacagtttggTCAGCAAGGTAATCTGAAAAggcatatgaggactcacaccTGAGAAAaaccgtacagatgtgaggaatGCTTCTGGCAGTTCTCTGTGCTTGGTAATTTGAAaa